The segment ctcttctctcctctccctccccctctctctcttcctcctctccctccctccctctctccctccctccctcccctccctccccctctctctctccctccccctcccccctctccctctctctgcagtttGTTCCCAGTTCTCCAGGGGTGTATATGCCATCTTTGGTTTCTATGACAAGAAGAGTGTGAACACCATCACGTCTTTCTGTGAGACCCTCCACGTGTCCTTCATCACACCGTCCTTCCCCGCTGATGGACTCAATCAGTTTGTCCTTCAGATGAGACCCGACATCAAGGGACCTCTGGTCAGCTTAGTGGAGTATTACAAGTGGGACAAGTTCGCCTACCTCTATGACAGTGACAGGGGTGAgtctactacctactacctatACATCTATTCATACAGcacatttagaaagtattcagaccccttgacttgttacacaatttatgttacagccttaatataaaatgtattaaattgttttccccccatcaaactacacacaatatcccctaatgaaaaagcaaaaacaggtttttagaaatgtttgcaaatgtattacaaatacaaCCTGACATACCACAttcccataagtattcagaccctttactaagttctttgttgaagcacctttggcaacaattacagcctcgagtcttcttgggtatgactctacaagcttggcaaacctgtatttggggagtttctcccattcttctctgcagatcctctcaagctctatcaggttggatggggagcgtcgctgcacagctattttcaggtctctccagagatgttcaatcgtgttcaagtcttggctctggctgggccactcaaggacattcagagacttgagccacttctgcgttgtctttgctgtgtgcttagggtcattgtcctgttggaaggtgaaccttcaccccaatctgaggtccttgagcgctctggagcaggttttcatcaaggatctctctgtacttggctccgttcatctttccctcgatcctgttaaaacctacaggagggttggagttaaaacctacaggagggttggagttaaaacctacaggagggtagctctccaggaacagggttggagttaaaacctacaggagggttgaagttaaaacctacaggagggttggagttaaaacctacaggagggtagctctccaggaacagggttggagttaaaacctacaggagggtttctctccaggaacagggttggagttaaaacctacaggagggttggagttaaaacctacagaggGTATCTCTTCTGGCacaagggttggagttaaaacctacaggagggttctctccaggaacagggttggagttaaaacctacaggagggttggagttaaaacctacaggagggtatctctccaggaacagggttggagataaaacctaacaggagggtagctctctaggaacatggttggagttaaaacctacaggagggttagctctcatgaacagggttggagttaaaacctacaggagggtttctctcctggaacagggttggagttaaaacctacaggaggatatctctcctggaacagggttggagttaaaaacctacaggagggtttctctccaggaacagggttgggcgttaaaacctacaggagggttggagttaaaacctacaggagggtatctctctaggaacatggttggagttaaaacctacaggagggtgtctctctaggaacagggttggagttaaaacctacaggagggtttctctccaggaacagggttggcgttaaaacctacaggagggttggagttaaaacctacaggagggtttctctccaggaacagggttggcgttaaaacctacaggagggttggagttaaaacctacaggagggtatctctcagGAACAGGGGTTGGGGTTAAAAcatacaggagggtatctctccaggaacagggttggagtaaaacttacaggagggtttctctccaggaacagggttggagttaaaacctacaggagggtttctctccaggaacagggttggcgtTAAAACCTACaagagggtttctctccaggaacagggttggcgttaaaacctacaggagggttttctctccaggaacagggttggcgttaaaacctacaggagggtagctctccaggaacagggttggagttaaacctacaggagggtttctctccaggaacagggttggagttaaaacctacaggagggttggagttaaaacctacaggagggtatctcctcctggaacagggttggagttaaaacctacaggagggtttctctccaggaacagggttggagttaaaacctacaggagggttggagttaaaacctacaggagggtatctctcctggaacagggttggagttaaaacctacaggagggtttctctccaggaacagggttggagttaaaacctacaggagggttggaGTTAATACCaggaggtatctctccaggaacagggttggagataaaacctacaggagggtagctctctaggaacatggttggagttaaaacctacaggagggtgtctctctaggaacagggtcggagttaaaacctacaggagggtagctctccaggaacagggttggagttaaaacctacaggagggtctctctccaggaacagggttggagttaaaacctacaggagggttggagttaaaacctacaggagggtatctctctaggaacatggttggagttaaaactacaggagggtatctctcgagtaacagggttggagttaaaacctacaggagggtctctctccaggaacagggttggagttaaaacctaaaggagggttggagttaaaacctacaggagggtagctctccatgaacagggttggagttaaaacctacaggagggtttctctcctggaacagggttggagttaaaacctacaggagggtttctctccaggaacagggtggcgttaaaacctacaggaggttggagttaaaacctacaggagggtatctctctaggaacatggttggagttaaaacctacaggagggtgtctctctaggaacagggttggagttaaaacctacaggagggtttctctccaggaacagggttggcgttaaaacctacaggagggttggagttaaaacctacaggagggtttctctccaggaacagggttggcgttaaaacctacaggagggttggagttaaaacctacaggagggtatctctccaggaacagggttggggttaaaacatacaggagggtatctctccaggaacagggttggagttaaaacttacaggagggtttctctccaggaacagggttggagttaaaacctacaggagggtttctctccaggaacagggttggcgtTAAAAACCTACaagagggtttctctccaggaacagggttggcgttaaaacctacaggagggttttctccaggaacagggttggcgttaaaacctacaggagggttggagttaaaacctacaggaaggtttctctctaggaacagggttggagttaaaacctacaggagggtatctctccaggaacagggttggagttaaacctacaggagggtagctctccaggaacagggttggcgttaaaacctacaggagggttggagttaaaacctacaggagggtgtctctccaggaacagggttggggttAAAACATACAGGAggatatctctccaggaacagggttggagttaagacctacaggagggtagatctccaggaacaggttggcgttaaaacctacaggagggtgtctctctaggaacatggttggagttaaaacctacaggaggttagagttaaaacctacaggagggtttctctccaggaacagggttggagttaaaacctacagaggagggtatctctccaggaagagggttggagttaaaacctacaggagggtatctctccaggaacagggtttggagtaaaaacctacaggagggtatctctccaggaacagggttggagttaaaacctacaggagggtatctctccaggacagggttggagttaaaacctacaggagggtagctctccaggaacagggttggagttaaaacctacaggagggttctctccgggaacagggttggagttaaaacctacagggtagctctccaggaacagggttggagttaaaacctacaggaggggtagctctccaggaacagggttggccaGGCctggtgtagatgaagaggaatataaggatttttaagcctagagacaattgagacatggattgtgtatgtgtgccattcagagggtgaatggccaagacaaaatatttaagtgcctttgaacagggtatggcagtaggtgcctttgaacagggtatggcagtaggtgcctttgaacagggtatggaagtaggtgcctttgaacagggtatggcagtaggtgcctttgaacagggtatggcagtaggtgctttgaacagggtatggcagtaggtgcctttgaaacagggtatggcagtaggtgcctttgaacagggtatggcagtaggtgcctttgaacagggtatggcagtaggtgcctttgaacagggtatggcagtAAGGtcgcctttgaacagggtatggcagtaggtgcctttgaacagggtaatggcagtaggtgcctttgaacaggtatGGAGTGTGcttgaacagggtatggcagtaggtgcctttgatcagggtatggcagtaggtgcctttgaacagggtatggcagtaggtgcctttgaacgagggtatggcagtaggtgcctttgaacagggtatggcagtagggcgcctttgaacagggtaatggcagtaggtgcctttgaacagggtatggcagtaggtgcctatgaacagggtatggcagtagggcctttgaacagggtatggcagtaggtgcctttgaacagggtatggaagtaggtgccaggctgGGTTTTCCACACtcagcagtttcctgtgtgtatccagaatggtccaccacccaaaggacattctgccaacttgacacaactgtgggaagcattggagtcaacatgggccatcatccctgtggaatgctttcgacacctggtagagtccatgccccgaagaaaTGAGGTTGTTCTGAGGCAAAATggggagggggtgcaactcaatatataaatacataccaactcagtggccttgtggttagagtgtctgcCCTGATATTGGAAGGTTGGGTGTTTGGTATGATAGACTCTAAAAGTGACCTGATGCCTcttctgcttggcactcagcattaaggagatagtttTGGTAGTAAGGCCTGTGTGGTAAACTAGCCTCCTGGGGATGTACTGAGGAGATAGATAGGTGGTAAGGCCCTGAGGTAAACTAGCCTCCAGGGGATGTACTGAGGAGATAGATAGGTGGTAAGGCCCTGAGGTAAACTAGCCTCCTGGGGATGTACTGAGGAGATAGATAGGTGGTAAGGCCCTGAGGTAAACTAGCCTCCTGGGGATGTACTGAGGAGATAGATAGGTGGTAAGGCCCTGAGGTAAACTAGCCTCCGTCTAGGGTATTTACTGAGGAGATAGATAGGTGGTAAGGCCCTGAGGTAAACTAGCCTCCTGGGATCTACTGAGGTCATAGATAGGTGGTAAGGCCCTGAGGTAAACTAGCCTCCTGGGGATGTACTGAGGAGATAGATAGGTGGTAAGGCCCTGAGGTAAACTAGCTCCTGTCTAGGGATGTACTGAGAAGGTAGATAGGTGGTAAGGCCCTGAGGAAAACTAGCCTCCAGGGGATGTACTGAGGAGATAGATAGGTGGTAAGGCCCTGAGTTAAACTAGCCTCCTGGGGATGTATTGAGGAGATAGATAGGTGGTAAGGCCTGAGTTAAACTAAGCCTCCTGGGGATGTACTGAGGAGATAGATAGGTGGTAAGGCCCTGAGGTAAACTAGCCTCCTGTCTAGGGGATGTACTTAGGAGATAGATAGGTGGTAAGGCCTGAGGTAAACTAGCCTCCTGTCTAGGGGATGTACTTAGGAGATAGATAGGTGGTAAGGCCCTGAGGTAAACTATCCTCCTGGGGATGTACTGAGGAGGTAGATAGGTGGTAAGGCCTGAGGAAAAACTAGCCTCCAGGGGATGTACTGAGGAGATAGATAGGTGGTAAGGCCTGAGTTAAACTAGCCTCCAGGGATGTACTGAGGAGGTGATAGGTGGTAAGGCCCTGGGGTAAACTAGCCTCCTGTCTAGGGGATGTACTAAGGAGATAGGTGTAAGGCCTGAGGTAAACTAGCCTCCTGGGAATGTACTGAGGAGATAGATAGGTGGTAAGGTCCTGAGGAAAACTAGCCTCAAGGGGATGTACTGAGGAGATAGATAGGTGGTAAGGCCCTGAGGTAAACTAGCCTCCTGGGGATGTACTGAGGAGATAGATAGGTGGTAAGGCCCTGAGTTAAACTAGCCTCCAGGGGATGTACTGAGGAGGTAGATAGGTGGTAAGGCCCTGAGGTAAACTAGCCTCCTGTCTAGGGGATGTACTAAGAAGATAGATAGGTGGTAAGGTCCTGAGGTAAACTAGCCTCCTGGGGATGTACTGAGGAGATAGATAGGTGGTAAGGCCCTGAGGTAAACTAGCCTCCAGGGGATGTACTGAGGAGATAGATAGGTGGTAAGGCCCTGAGGTAAACTAGCCTCCTGGGGATGTACTGAGGAGATAGATAGGTGGTAAGGCCCTGAGGAAACTAGCCTCCTGGGGATGTACTGAGGAGGTAGATAGGTAGTAAGGCCCTGAGGTAAACTAGGCCCTGAGGTAAAATAGCCTCCTGTCGAGGGGATGTACTAAGGAGATAGATAGGTGGTAACCAGGTTCTATCCTGTCCAGGGATGTACTGAGGAGATAGATAGGTGGTAAGCCCTGAGGTAAACTAGCCTCCTGGGGATGTACTGATGagatagatacagtggggagaacaagtatttgatacactgccgattttgcaggttttcctacttacaaagcatgtagaggtctgtaatttttatcataggtacacttcaaactgtgagagacggaaaaaaaaatccagaaaatcacattgtaatgatttttaaataattaatttgcattttattgcatgacataagtatttgatcacctaccaaccagtaagaattccggctctcacagacctgttagtttttctttaagaagccctcctgtttctccactcattacctgtattaactgcacctgtttgaactcgttacctgtataaaagacacctgtcacacactcaatcaaacagattccaacctctccacaatggccaagccagagagctgtgtaaggacatcagggataaaattgtagacctgcacaaggctgggatgggctacaggacaataggcaagcagattggtgagaaggaaacaactgttggcgcaattattagaaaaaggaagaagttcaagatgacggtcaatcaccctcggtctggggctccatgcaagatttcacctcgtggggcatcaatgatcatgaggaaggtgagggatcagcccagaactacacggcaggacctggtcaatgacctgaagagagctgggacaacagtctcaaagaaaaccattagtaacacactacgccgtcatggattaaaatcctgcagcgcacgcaaggtcccctgcttaagccagtgcatgtccaggcctgtctgaggtttgccaatgaccatctggatgatccagaggaggaatgggagaaggtcatgtggtctgatgagacaaaaatagagctttttggtctaactccactcgccgtgtttggggaGGAAGAAGtagtgagtacaacccaagaacaccatccaaccgtgaagcatggaggtgaaacatcattctttggggatgcttttctgcaaaggggacaggacgactgcaccgtattgaggggaggatggatggggccatgtatcgcgagatcttgccaacaacctccttcctcagtaagagcattgaagatgggtcgtggctgggtcttccagcatgaaacgacacgaagcacacagccatggcaactaaggagtggctccgtaagaagcatctaaggtcctggagtggcctagccagtctccagacctgaaccaatagaaaatcttggagggagctgaaagtccgtattgcccagcgacagccccgaaacctgaaggatctggaagagatctgtagggaggagtgggccaaaatccctgctgcagtgtgtgcaaactagtcagaactacaggaaacgtatgatctctgtaattgcaaacaaaggtttctgtcacaaatattaagttctgcttttctgatgtatcaaatacttatgtcaatgcaataaaatggcaaattaattacttaaaaatcatacaatgtgattttcttggatttttgttttagattcgtctctcatagttgaagtgtacctatgataaaaattacagaccctctacatgctttgtgaagtaggaaaacctgcaaaatcggcagtgtacaaatacttgttctcccactgtagtgGTAAGGCCCTGAGGTAAACTAGCCTCTGTCTAGGGGATGTACTGAGGAGGTAGATAGGTAGTAAGGCCCTGAGGTAAACTAGCCTCCTGTCTAGGGGATGTACTGAGGAGATAGATAGGTTGGTAAGGCCTGAGGTAAACTAGCCCTCCTGGGGATGTACTGAGGAGGTAGATAGGTGGTAAGGCCATCGAGGTAAACTAGCTCTTTGTCTAGGGGATGTACTGAGGAGATAGATAGGTGGTAAGGCCCTGAGGTAAACTCAGCTCCTGGGGATTACTGAGGAGATAGATAGGTGGTAAGGTCCTGAGGTAAACTAGCCTGTCTAGGGATGTACTGAGAAGATAGATAGGTGGTAAGGCCCTGAGGTAAACTAGCCTCCTGGGGATGTTACTGAGGAGATAGATAGGTGGTAAGGCCCTGAGGTAAACTATCCTCCTGGGGATGTACTGAGGAGATAGATAGGTGGTAAGGCCCTGAGGTAAACTAGCCTCCTGGGGATGTACTAGGAGATAGATAGGTGGTAAGGCCCTGAGGTAAACTAGCCTCTGTCTAGGGATGTACTGAGGGGATAGATAGGTGGTAAGGTCCTGAGGTAAACTAGCCTCCTGGGGATGTACTGAGGAGATAGATAGGTGGTAAGGCCTGAGGTAAACTAGCCTCGCTGTCTAGGGAATGTACTGAGGAGGTAGATAGGTGTAAAGCCCT is part of the Salvelinus sp. IW2-2015 unplaced genomic scaffold, ASM291031v2 Un_scaffold6398, whole genome shotgun sequence genome and harbors:
- the LOC112078864 gene encoding glutamate receptor 2; protein product: CSQFSRGVYAIFGFYDKKSVNTITSFCETLHVSFITPSFPADGLNQFVLQMRPDIKGPLVSLVEYYKWDKFAYLYDSDRGLSTLQ